A window of Apium graveolens cultivar Ventura chromosome 8, ASM990537v1, whole genome shotgun sequence contains these coding sequences:
- the LOC141677955 gene encoding pyruvate kinase, cytosolic isozyme-like codes for MSNIDIVGILKDLPNDGHFPKTKIVCTLGPASRSVTMVEKLLRAGMNVARFNFSHGTHEYHQETLNNLRIGMHNTEIMCAVMLDTKGPEIRTGFLRDEKPVQLKEGQEITISTDYSIKGDEKTISMSYKKLPVDLKPGNTILCADGTITFTVLSCDPAAGTVKCRCENTAMLGERKNVNLPGVVVDLPTLTEKDKEDIMNWGVPNNIDMIALSFVRKGSDLVNVRKLLGPHAKHIQLMSKVENQEGVINFDEILRETDSFMVARGDLGMEIPVEKIFLAQKMMIYKCNLAGKPVVTATQMLESMIKSPRPTRAEATDVANAVLDGTDCVMLSGESAAGAYPETAVKIMARICIEAESSLDYRTIFKEMIRATPLPMSPLESLASSAVRTANKSHAKLIVVLTRGGSTAKLVAKYRPAVPILSVVVPELTTDSFEWSCSAETPARQSLIHRGLIPLLAEGSSKATDTESTDVILQAALKSATKKGLCKPGDAIVALHRIGSASVIKICVV; via the exons ATGTCGAACATAGATATTGTAGGAATCTTGAAGGATCTTCCTAATGATGGTCATTTTCCCAAGACAAAAATTGTTTGTACACTTGGCCCAGCTTCTCGATCTGTAACTATGGTTGAGAAGCTTTTAAGGGCAGGAATGAATGTTGCGAGGTTTAATTTCTCTCATGGGACACATGAGTACCACCAGGAGACCTTGAACAATCTCAGGATCGGAATGCACAACACTGAGATCATGTGCGCCGTGATGCTTGATACCAAG GGGCCTGAGATTCGAACTGGTTTTCTGCGTGATGAAAAACCTGTTCAACTAAAGGAAGGACAAGAAATCACTATAAGCACTGATTACAGCATAAAGGGTGATGAGAAAACTATCTCCATGAGCTACAAGAAATTGCCAGTGGATCTTAAGCCTGGAAATACTATCTTGTGTGCAGATGGCACCATCACCTTTACTGTGTTGTCATGTGATCCAGCAGCTGGAACAGTTAAATGCCGCTGTGAAAATACTGCTATGCTAGGTGAGAGGAAGAATGTGAATCTTCCTGGAGTTGTGGTGGATCTCCCCACACTCACGGAGAAAGACAAGGAAGATATCATGAATTGGGGTGTTCCCAACAATATCGATATGATTGCTCTCTCTTTTGTTCGCAAGGGTTCAGACCTTGTTAATGTCCGCAAGTTACTTGGACCTCATGCCAAGCATATACAGTTGATGTCAAAG GTTGAGAATCAAGAGGGAGTTATCAACTTTGATGAGATCTTGCGTGAGACTGATTCATTCATGGTTGCACGTGGTGATCTTGGGATGGAAATCCCAGTTGAGAAGATCTTCTTGGCACAGAAAATGATGATATACAAGTGCAATCTTGCTGGCAAGCCTGTAGTAACTGCAACTCAAATGCTTGAATCAATGATTAAGTCACCACGTCCAACTCGTGCTGAGGCTACTGATGTTGCCAATGCAGTCCTAGACGGCACTGATTGTGTAATGCTCAGTGGAGAGAGTGCAGCCGGAGCCTACCCGGAGACTGCTGTAAAAATTATGGCCCGGATTTGTATTGAAGCAGAGTCGTCGTTGGACTACAGGACTATATTCAAAGAAATGATAAGAGCAACTCCACTGCCAATGAGCCCACTGGAGAGTCTTGCATCTTCAGCTGTTCGTACAGCTAATAAATCACATGCAAAACTCATTGTTGTGTTGACTCGTGGTGGCTCTACAGCCAAATTAGTTGCCAAGTACAGGCCAGCAGTTCCAATCCTATCAGTTGTTGTCCCAGAGTTGACAACAGATTCATTTGAATGGAGCTGCAGTGCAGAAACTCCAGCAAGGCAAAGCCTGATACACAGGGGCTTGATTCCCCTTCTTGCAGAAGGATCTTCGAAAGCTACTGACACAGAGTCAACCGATGTGATACTGCAAGCTGCTTTGAAGTCGGCAACAAAAAAAGGACTATGCAAGCCTGGCGATGCTATTGTGGCACTTCATCGTATTGGGTCTGCTTCAGTCATTAAGATATGCGTGGTGTAG